From one Mytilus edulis chromosome 1, xbMytEdul2.2, whole genome shotgun sequence genomic stretch:
- the LOC139519830 gene encoding uncharacterized protein produces MATKYEENNFEEFGQFKDLLTCTICRNILTVPRHLPCLHNFCENCLNQLLSTILKDCSEQIFKCPICWRPVSMEKGINDSESSVMQFPLNYLLMNIIEQKATTVSVSFCNSCELNGNKSEAISWCTYCKEAFCKNCERCHRAFKITSTHCILSLHDMNADETKFNSCSMIYCYQHPDKIVEVYCIDHSKSCCCLCATLSHRKCERVIPIKDAAKCIKSSNTVKETFIHLEEQLRKVDELMKNRADCMDIFDKETDVAIKQMNERKEILINHIHRISDVTLNRLTASKKDIFVSLTDEVSGLSRYRAFLDNIYRFSIACVEHGSDEQCLINIEKIKSKYLEVKNEMQSVISQSRKPSVTIEVNDFIRNFIQNCKTFGNSSLDLLTTKASFGLSTKNFDIGNIEVLKIIHINDGGFGSRQISGIFMDDAILITDSLNKMILKYDEKYVIRTRMKLSKEISDIARIDTNTLAVASSLCTEIYIINIANMSLIEAVETLSPVFGLAYVDSHFITAYNDTLTWTTLSGHQIKQHKTKGDTWYVSASKTNSYIYADGTNSVSVVEDRGRTTSYNSKTLTNPRGIDTDSEGNIYICGFNSSNIHQISSAGELISDISSIKLGIERPWVIRFKPQSGIFLLTSYDKGKFVICQFK; encoded by the coding sequence ATGGCTACTAAGTATGAAGAAAATAACTTTGAAGAATTCGGACAATTCAAGGACTTATTAACATGCACTATTTGTCGGAATATTTTGACAGTCCCAAGGCATTTACCATGTCTCCACAATTTTTGTGAAAACTGTTTAAATCAACTATTATCAACTATTTTGAAAGATTGTAGCGAACAAATTTTTAAATGCCCAATATGTTGGAGACCAGTTTCCATGGAAAAGGGGATAAACGATTCTGAGTCATCAGTAATGCAGTTTCCTCTGAACTATTTACTTATGAATATAATAGAACAAAAGGCTACCACAGTGTCAGTGAGCTTTTGTAATTCGTGTGAGCTGAATGGAAATAAAAGTGAGGCAATTTCATGGTGTACTTATTGTAAAGaggcattttgtaaaaattgTGAAAGATGTCACAGAGCATTCAAAATAACATCGACACACTGCATATTATCCCTGCACGATATGAATGCCGACGAAACAAAATTTAATTCATGTAGTATGATTTACTGTTATCAACATCCCGATAAAATAGTTGAAGTGTATTGCATCGATCATTCTAAATCATGTTGCTGTTTATGCGCAACACTTTCACACCGGAAATGCGAAAGAGTAATTCCTATTAAGGACGCGGCAAAATGTATAAAGAGTTCAAATACTGTGAAGGAAACATTTATTCATCTGGAAGAACAATTAAGGAAAGTTGACGAATTGATGAAAAATCGTGCAGACTGCATGGACATATTTGATAAGGAAACCGATGTTGCTATAAAACAGATGAATGAAAGGAAAGAAATCTTGATAAACCATATACATAGAATATCGGACGTAACATTAAATCGTTTGACTGCATCGAAAAAAGACATATTTGTGTCTCTTACCGATGAAGTTTCTGGTTTGTCAAGGTATAGGGCTTTTCTTGATAATATATATAGGTTTTCCATTGCCTGTGTGGAACATGGTTCAGATGAACaatgtttaataaatattgaGAAAATCAAATCTAAATATTTAGAAGTTAAAAACGAGATGCAGAGCGTAATATCACAATCACGAAAGCCCTCGGTAACCATCGAAGTTAATGATTTTATTAGAAATTTCATTCAAAACTGTAAAACGTTTGGAAATAGTTCATTAGATCTTTTAACAACCAAAGCCTCCTTCGGACTGTCCACAAAGAATTTTGATATCGGAAACATTGAAGTCTTGAAAATCATCCATATTAATGACGGTGGTTTTGGAAGCAGACAAATAAGCGGAATTTTCATGGATGACGCAATTTTAATTACGGATTCCCTgaacaaaatgattttaaaatacgATGAAAAATATGTTATACGGACAAGAATGAAATTATCCAAGGAGATAAGTGATATTGCACGCATAGATACGAACACTCTTGCGGTTGCCTCTTCGCTTTGCACAGAAATCTACATCATTAACATTGCTAATATGAGTTTAATAGAGGCAGTTGAAACACTTTCCCCTGTCTTCGGCTTAGCGTATGTAGATTCACATTTTATTACCGCATATAACGATACACTGACTTGGACAACATTATCTGGACATCAAATTAAACAGCACAAGACTAAGGGGGATACATGGTATGTTTCTGCATCAAAAACCAATTCGTATATTTATGCGGACGGCACAAATTCAGTTTCGGTTGTCGAAGACAGAGGGAGAACTACATCGTACAATTCTAAAACATTAACGAATCCAAGAGGAATAGATACTGATTCGGAAGGAAACATTTACATTTGCGGATTTAATTCTTCTAATATTCACCAAATTTCTAGCGCAGGCGAACTTATTAGCGATATATCATCAATTAAATTAGGAATTGAAAGACCTTGGGTAATACGATTTAAACCTCAATCGGGAATTTTTCTATTAACATCATATGATAaaggaaaatttgtaatttgccaattcaaatga
- the LOC139486928 gene encoding cartilage matrix protein-like, with translation MSTGPTTEDTSNSSVTMNPFTNGTFTTEMTTGHTTEDISASTVTMNPSSIGTSNSNYMTTGHTTEDISASTVTMNPSSFGTSNSNYKIPVTIRPRKIGCGKKGDIIFVLDSSGSVGTSNWKVMLKFVQDVINIFTIGKNDVQVGVDIYANSASTRIRLNSYQSKTQLMDAVKRISYTNGGTATNRAIHHLISSSFSSSHGSRVGVPKIGIILTDGRSNSQYSTISAANAARRKGIELFSIGIGSSVNTIELKGVANDPDSMFYFSVHNFKALQSIGSRLASETCQNLDPIIGCKAGADIVFLVDNSGSVGSSNFNTTLMFISDIVNGLNIGKEKDKFQLGVLTFHTPVKAEFNLDEYQDKQDIQKAIMEITYEGGGTNTGGAIKYLHTTAFSRTSGHRPGYPMIGILITDGYSSNKAETRKESMNARLKGIKMFSIGIGNAIDTTELESVASEPKSQFVFTAASFKLLKSIESLLLSKTCEVADITCWGKTDIVFLLEDSCHIGETNFNKMLQMVINLAEEVPIGNGNIQIGVNTFKCTAKSEFVLGKYKTGNDIIKAVQRIKYTGGKVSIGKAIEYTRKNSFPENRSKARKLMIILTNGSDKALSKTLGEAQKARNSNIKIMVIGIGDYTHQDCLQGMATVPHDKYVFSQDSFDPLRNMRDVLIQRKCSA, from the exons ATGTCAACAGGACCTACAACAGAAGATACTAGTAATAGTTCGGTTACTATGAATCCCTTTACGAACGGTACATTTACTACTGAAATGACAACAGGACATACAACAGAAGATATAAGTGCTAGTACAGTTACTATGAATCCCTCTTCTATTGGTACTAGTAATTCGAATTATATGACAACAGGACATACAACAGAAGATATAAGTGCTAGTACAGTTACTATGAATCCCTCTTCTTTTGGTACTAGTAATTCGAATTATAAAATACCAGTAACTATTCGACCAAGAAAAATTG GATGTGGGAAGAAGGGAGACATAATATTTGTACTAGATTCATCTGGCAGTGTAGGAACATCTAACTGGAAAGTTATGCTGAAGTTTGTGCAAGATGTCATCAATATTTTTACTATCGGTAAAAATGATGTTCAGGTTGGGGTTGATATCTATGCTAATTCTGCTTCTACACGCATAAGGCTGAACTCTTACCAATCAAAGACACAGTTAATGGATGCTGTGAAACGTATTTCCTATACTAATGGTGGAACAGCTACAAACCGGGCGATACATCATTTGATAAGCAGTAGTTTTTCGTCGTCACATg GTAGCCGGGTTGGAGTCCCGAAGATTGGCATCATATTAACAGATGGCAGATCGAATTCACAATATTCAACAATATCTGCTGCCAACGCCGCCAGAAGGAAGGGAATCGAGTTGTTTAGTATTGGAATCGGTAGTAGTGTCAATACTATAGAACTGAAAGGAGTAGCAAATGATCCAGACAGTATGTTTTACTTCAGTGTCCACAATTTCAAAGCGTTGCAGTCAATTGGGAGTAGATTAGCCTCAGAAACATGTCAGA ATCTTGACCCGATAATTG GTTGCAAAGCTGGTGCTGATATAGTATTCCTCGTTGATAATTCTGGAAGTGTTGGTTCAAGCAACTTCAATACCACCTTGATGTTTATTTCTGATATTGTTAACGGTCTAAATATCGGCAAAGAGAAAGACAAATTCCAGTTGGGAGTTCTAACATTTCATACTCCAGTAAAGGCAGAATTTAATCTTGACGAATATCAGGATAAACAAGACATACAGAAAGCCATTATGGAAATCACATACGAAGGAGGTGGTACAAATACAGGAGGAGCTATTAAATATTTACACACAACAGCATTCTCGAGGACTTCAG GGCATAGACCTGGCTATCCAATGATTGGAATATTAATAACAGATGGGTATTCATCAAACAAGGCAGAAACTCGAAAGGAATCAATGAACGCCCGGTTGAAGGGCATCAAAATGTTTTCCATAGGAATTGGTAATGCCATTGACACGACGGAACTTGAAAGTGTTGCTAGCGAACCAAAAAGTCAGTTTGTTTTCACTGCTGCAAGTTTCAAATTATTGAAATCTATTGAATCATTATTGCTGAGTAAGACATGCGAAG TTGCTGATATCA CTTGTTGGGGGAAAACAGACATTGTATTTCTACTCGAGGATTCCTGTCATATCGGAGAGACGAATTTCAATAAAATGTTACAAATGGTTATAAACCTTGCGGAAGAAGTCCCAATTGGTAACGGAAATATTCAGATTGGTGTCAATACTTTCAAATGTACTGCTAAATCAGAATTTGTACTTGGAAAGTACAAAACTGGAAATGATATCATCAAAGCTGTCCAGAGAATTAAATACACAGGTGGAAAAGTGTCTATTGGCAAGGCTATTGAATACACCAGAAAGAACAGTTTTCCAG aaaatcgCAGTAAAGCGAGGAAACTGATGATTATTCTAACAAATGGATCTGACAAGGCTCTATCAAAAACACTAGGAGAAGCCCAAAAAGCGAGAAACAGTAACATAAAGATTATGGTAATAGGAATCGGCGATTATACCCATCAAGATTGTCTCCAGGGAATGGCAACAGTACCGCATGATAAATACGTATTTTCCCAAGACAGTTTTGATCCTCTGAGAAATATGAGAGATGTTTTAATACAAAGAAAATGCTCTG caTAG